One Algibacter sp. L3A6 genomic region harbors:
- a CDS encoding asparagine synthetase B, which translates to MGVDNQKNHLKAYGITYWVLNKDLKVKWLLNYQGGSFLLPDTEAIQRECQIRGVSFDVISNAKAEAILEDISSPSQNMEAVVLEKAPKIAVYTPEGKLPWDDAVTMVLNYAEIPYETVYDEEVLNDGLLLFDWLHLHHEDFTGQFGKFYGAYRAASWYINEKQAAETLAQKLGYNKVSEEKSAVAHKIRDYVVGGGFMFAMCSATDSFDIALSAEGVDICEPMFDGDGSDAGYQNKINFNKTFAFTNYQLERSPTVYEFSSIDMTQKRKVSKTTDYFSLMEFSAKWDPIPSMLCQNHTALVKGFMGQTTSFTRDEIKSNVLVMGENKTNGEAKYIHGIKGKGFFTFYGGHDPEDYQHRVGDPKTELDLHPTSPGYRLILNNVLFPAAKKKKQKT; encoded by the coding sequence ATGGGTGTAGATAATCAAAAAAATCACTTAAAAGCATACGGAATTACCTATTGGGTTCTTAATAAAGATCTTAAAGTAAAATGGCTCCTTAATTATCAAGGTGGTTCGTTTTTACTTCCCGATACGGAAGCTATTCAAAGAGAATGCCAAATACGAGGTGTATCTTTCGATGTTATTTCTAACGCTAAAGCGGAAGCTATTTTGGAAGACATAAGTAGTCCTAGCCAAAATATGGAAGCCGTTGTTTTAGAAAAGGCCCCAAAAATTGCGGTTTATACGCCAGAAGGAAAATTACCTTGGGATGATGCTGTAACTATGGTGTTAAACTATGCCGAAATTCCTTATGAAACCGTTTATGATGAAGAAGTTTTAAACGATGGTTTATTATTATTCGATTGGTTGCACCTGCATCATGAAGATTTTACCGGACAATTCGGTAAATTCTATGGAGCTTATCGCGCGGCATCGTGGTATATAAACGAGAAACAAGCAGCAGAAACTCTAGCTCAAAAATTAGGATACAATAAAGTTTCTGAAGAAAAATCTGCAGTAGCTCATAAAATTAGAGACTATGTTGTCGGTGGTGGTTTTATGTTTGCTATGTGTAGCGCTACAGATAGTTTTGATATTGCCCTATCGGCAGAAGGTGTAGATATTTGCGAACCTATGTTTGATGGCGATGGGAGCGATGCAGGATATCAAAATAAAATAAATTTCAATAAAACATTTGCATTTACTAATTATCAATTAGAGAGAAGTCCTACGGTTTACGAGTTTTCTTCTATTGATATGACGCAGAAACGCAAGGTAAGTAAAACAACCGATTATTTTTCTCTTATGGAATTCTCAGCAAAATGGGATCCTATTCCATCTATGTTGTGTCAAAATCATACCGCTTTAGTTAAAGGTTTTATGGGGCAAACAACATCTTTTACTCGAGATGAAATAAAATCGAACGTTTTGGTTATGGGTGAAAATAAAACCAATGGCGAAGCAAAATATATCCATGGCATAAAGGGAAAAGGCTTCTTTACATTTTATGGCGGGCACGATCCTGAAGATTATCAACACCGTGTTGGAGACCCTAAAACGGAATTGGATTTACATCCAACATCACCGGGTTACAGATTAATTCTTAATAATGTGTTATTTCCTGCTGCAAAAAAGAAGAAACAGAAAACATAG
- a CDS encoding EF-hand domain-containing protein, which produces MASKKAILNKIQIVLTNHFETPEDAFNFFDKSGDGKLSKSEIVALLKEAEINGFIRGLVSSKLIDGYDKDGDDKIDWKEFKKAISEIAKDGK; this is translated from the coding sequence ATGGCATCAAAAAAAGCAATACTCAACAAAATACAAATAGTTCTTACCAATCATTTTGAAACTCCAGAAGACGCATTTAACTTTTTTGATAAAAGTGGAGACGGTAAATTATCTAAAAGTGAAATAGTAGCTTTACTTAAGGAAGCTGAGATTAATGGTTTTATTCGAGGATTAGTGTCATCAAAATTGATTGATGGTTATGATAAGGATGGTGATGATAAAATTGATTGGAAAGAGTTTAAAAAAGCCATTTCGGAAATAGCCAAAGATGGAAAATAA
- the dnaB gene encoding replicative DNA helicase, protein MKQPNPVQGYKVDKSTLISLEKGKIPPQAIDLEEVVLGAMMIDKKGVDEVIDILAPDAFYKEAHQHIFEAIFTLFENSEPVDLLTVSTQLKKNAKLEQAGGDFYLISLTQKVSSSAHIEFHARIILQKFIQRSLIKISNEIIEDAYDETKDVFDLLDTAESKLYEVTQGNIKKSSETAQDLVIQAKKKIEEISNKEGLSGIPTGFTKLDKLTSGWQPSDLIIVAARPGMGKTALTLSMARNIAVDQNVPVAFFSLEMASVQLIMRLISSETGLSSEKLRTGKLEKHEWEQLNVKVKSLEKAPLFIDDTPSLSIFDLRAKARRLSSQHGIKLIMIDYLQLMTGGSSHGGNREQEISMISRNLKALAKELMVPVIALSQLSRAVETRGGSKRPLLSDLRESGAIEQDADIVSFIYRPEYYKIDEWDDDERSPTEGQAEFIIAKHRNGGLENIRLKFIGNLGKFDNLDDFDSPFEFHSKMNAAANDDTFQADNFKASPDQAFGSSFNDDDNEVPF, encoded by the coding sequence CGAAAAAGGAAAAATACCTCCTCAAGCGATTGATTTAGAAGAGGTTGTTTTAGGGGCAATGATGATTGATAAAAAAGGTGTCGATGAAGTTATCGATATTTTAGCACCCGATGCATTTTATAAAGAAGCACATCAACATATATTTGAAGCTATTTTTACGTTATTTGAAAATAGTGAACCTGTCGATTTATTAACCGTTTCAACACAGTTAAAGAAAAATGCAAAGTTAGAGCAAGCAGGTGGTGATTTTTACCTCATTTCTTTAACGCAAAAAGTATCATCTTCTGCGCATATTGAGTTTCACGCACGTATTATTCTGCAAAAATTTATTCAGCGTAGTTTAATAAAAATTTCAAATGAAATTATTGAAGATGCTTACGATGAAACTAAAGATGTATTCGATTTATTAGATACAGCCGAGTCTAAATTATATGAAGTTACACAGGGTAATATTAAAAAATCTAGTGAAACCGCTCAAGATTTAGTAATTCAGGCCAAAAAGAAGATTGAAGAAATTTCTAATAAAGAAGGTTTGAGTGGTATTCCAACAGGATTTACCAAACTAGATAAATTAACCTCAGGGTGGCAACCTTCCGATTTAATTATTGTTGCGGCACGTCCTGGTATGGGTAAAACGGCATTAACTTTATCTATGGCACGAAATATTGCTGTAGATCAAAATGTACCCGTTGCCTTTTTCTCATTAGAGATGGCATCTGTACAGTTAATTATGCGTTTAATTTCTAGTGAAACAGGTTTGTCTTCAGAAAAATTAAGAACAGGTAAGCTCGAAAAGCACGAATGGGAACAACTTAACGTAAAAGTAAAAAGTTTAGAAAAAGCACCATTATTTATTGATGATACGCCGTCACTTTCTATTTTCGATTTACGTGCAAAAGCGCGTCGTTTATCGTCTCAACATGGTATAAAATTAATCATGATTGATTACTTACAGTTAATGACAGGAGGATCGAGCCATGGAGGAAACCGTGAACAGGAGATTTCGATGATTTCTCGAAACTTAAAAGCATTAGCCAAAGAATTAATGGTGCCAGTAATTGCACTATCTCAATTATCTCGTGCGGTGGAAACACGTGGAGGAAGTAAGCGTCCGTTACTATCGGATTTACGTGAATCTGGTGCGATTGAGCAGGATGCCGATATTGTAAGTTTTATTTATCGTCCTGAATACTATAAAATTGATGAATGGGATGATGATGAACGCTCTCCAACAGAAGGCCAAGCCGAATTTATTATTGCAAAACACCGTAATGGTGGTTTAGAAAATATTAGACTGAAATTTATCGGTAACTTAGGTAAGTTCGACAATTTAGATGATTTTGATTCACCGTTTGAATTCCATTCTAAAATGAATGCGGCTGCAAATGATGATACCTTCCAAGCTGATAATTTTAAGGCGAGTCCAGACCAAGCTTTTGGAAGTTCATTTAATGATGATGATAACGAAGTACCATTTTAG